Within Cellulophaga sp. L1A9, the genomic segment TTCAAAAGTTGCTAATTTTTTACCAGTACCACCCGTAACAGGTAAGGTATTATGGTACGGTTCCCGTGCAGGCGCTAATAAGTCATAGCCCCCAGAGTTCTTAATTTCATAAGTTTCTGCAGATTGACCGTCAACAGCACCACCAGCACCACGACTAAAGGCTATGGTTAAATCTTTTTCATTTCCAGAATTTAATCCTTTGGTAATTAAAACACCAGAATAATCTACATCTACACTAGGGATAACCAAAATAGATGGGAAAACATTTTCTGGGTTTAATAAATATTTCTGTCTCCATTTGAAGCTACGTTCTGTGTAAGGCGAAGCCCATACATCTTTAATACCTGCAATAATTTTTTCTTTAGCTACCGCATTAAAAATGGTTAAATTAAGTCCGGCTCCCGTAAAATCCTTTAAATCTTCCATGTTGGTGTCACTGCGCAAGAATACCGGAACAGCTCCTAAATTTTCACCAAAAACTGTTGAGAATTCTTTTTCTAAGGAAGAGGTAAAGCTATCTTTTAGCGGCATTATTTTTATAGCCGTTCTTAAAGTTTCTAATTGCAGGAGTTGATAGTTTTCTACTTCTTTTTCAGGAACATTAGTTTCTCGCATTTTATCTGCTTCCGCAAACATATTGTTAAGGAACTTCCAGTACGTAACCGTTTGTCCTGGCATAGGCTGATCCATGTGATCTCTAAAAATCCCAAAAGGAATCACTAATCCCTCTACAACATTGTCAGGGAACATCTTTTTTAACTGTCCTAAATTGGCCGCTTTTGGTCCACAGAGCTTTCCTGAATCTTCCGCATCAACACTACGCATATTTAGAATTGCAGTTTCGTCTAAACGAATATTAGCCACAGGCACAGCAATTTTTTCTTCCTTCCGTTCTTTTTTAGTAAACAAGGCTAATTCATCTGCAGCCATGTCTTTCTCTAATTTTAGAATAACATTTCCCTTATTAGAGACCGCATAAAATACTTTTTGACCATTATAAGCCAGTAAATCTTTTAAATTTTCATCGGATAATGCGGTATTTGGGATGCCTAGGTTACGGGCTAATAATTGAACATGAGAAACCATGTTACCTTCTGCAACAGTTCCTATTCCTGCAACAGGTTTTAAGTCTGCTGGAGGGCGTTGAAAAATATAAATCTTATCAGAGGCTACTTCTATCTCATCAGGAGAACCATCAACCACGACCAATTCTCCATAGGCATAGCCGGGGTTTAATCCTCTAAACGTGCTTTGGTTTTGTACGTCTAATACCTTGTTACTCAAAGAAGATTCTTTTGCAATAAAATCGCCTAAATCACCTACAGCTTTACCTAAATATAAGGCTATAGATCCTCTGATTTTGTCATCTATAAAACCATAAGCTTTAGGCTCAAAACCTGTGTACTCATTAACAATGTCTTGATACGTAGCTTTTACCATAGCTGCGCTCCATTCCACCTCTCTGCGGGCATTTTCTAAAACAGCTGTAAGCTCGCCTAAGGTCATTTTTGGAGCTTGATATTTGCTTAACGACCCCATCAACTGTTCCCATTCCCATGTTTCAGCATAGCCAGCGCCTGCAGTTGCCATTCCTAAATAGCAGATTTTTTCTAATAGAACATTTACTGATTCCGGTTCCCATTTGGGAGCATTTTTAAATAGGATATCTTCAACTTTTAAAGAGATATCAAGCAATTGTAATTTAATCTCAGGATTTGTTTCTTCTAAGATAGCAACTCTCAATTCCAAAAGTAAATCAGAAGAATTAATGATAATACTCTTTGGAGTATCCGTTGCGGAAGTAATCGCATACGCATCAATTTTCTTTCCTATGGCTGTTTTTTTTACAAGAGGAGCATTTGCTAAAAATGTAGAAGCATCTATAGGTTTATAAAAGGTTTGCATGGTAGTTATCAAAGCATCAATTTGTTTGCTAAGGCTTGTAGTTAGTTTTGCAGTATGTTTCTGTTTAAAATCTTTTACTTTTTGAATGTCTACAAATTCTGGTTGACTATGGATTTTCACCCTAAGATCCATAAAAGGTTCATAGGCATCAGAAATTACTTTAGACTGGCTGCGCATTAATTGTGAGGTGTTATCATCACCCTCATGCGGAATATCTTTTAAAGATTGTCGGATTAAGAAATAATTTTGAGCCACACGCTCTTTATCGGCTAATAGCCATTTATAAAATTCAATACCCCAAGCTTGCTCATCTTCAGATTGAATGGAACCTCTGTAAAATTGCCCTTTTTGTAAAATCCATCCGTCATCAATAGTTCTTAAATACTTATCTAATTGATATTGTTTTAAACGGGAGTGATTGCGCTCTAAATCCCAAAATTCTTTTACATCTGTATATGCTAAAATCTGTCCTAAATAAATATGATTGCTCTCTCCTAAAGCAACTACAGCATCTTTATAACGCGCATGTTGGACCCCTGGTCCAACATTCTCAGGACACGGATCTTTTGGTTGGCGAATACTGCCGTCAGTACAAAACCAACGAATATCTTTATAAGGTCCTCTTATATCGTTTTTATAGGTATTTATTTGTTCTGTAATCTTTTCATTGCTAAGCTTTTGAGAAAATAAGGTGGCGGCGAATAAAAACAGAATAAAAGTAGAAATTGATTTGGTTTTCATGGGTTGATCAAATTTAAATCAAAGTAAAAGTATACTATTTGTACTTTCATTAGTTTAATAATTTACTGATTTTTTATGGATTAATTTAAAGTTAAATGTTTTATTCGATTAGACTAGAATTGTATTTTTGACACTTAACCGATAAACCCTTTCCAATGAAGTTCTTGTTACCATTACTTTTTGCGCTACTCTTAGTGAATACCCAATGTAAAGAACAAAAGAAAGAAGAACTAGTTAAAGAAGAAGATAAGGCTGCGGTTGAAATTTCAAAAAAAGAAGCTTTAAAGGAAATTTTAGTTGCACAACCTACAGATATAGTTGCACCTGAAGGTATGGTTTGGATTCCTGGAGGAACCTTTAATCAAGGAGCAGTGCCTCAAGATAAAATGGCAATGGATCATGAAAAACCAATGCATGAAGTACAGGTAGATGGTTTCTTTATGGATATTACGGAAGTTACCAATGCCCAATTTGCAAAATTTGTAAACGAAACTGGATATGTTACTGTTGCAGAACGAGAAATTGATTGGGAAGAAATGAAAGCACAACTGCCAGAAGGTACTCCAAAGCCACATGATTCTATTTTACAACCGGGAGCATTAATATTCAAGAAAACAAAAAACTCAGTTCCTAATTTATATGATTTTTCTCAATGGTGGGAATGGAAAATTGGAGCAGACTGGAAACATCCAAACGGACCAAAAAGTACGATACAAGGTAAAGACAAAGAACCTGTGGTTCAAATTTCTTATGAAGATGCTATGGCCTATTGTACTTGGGCAGGAAGAAGGTTGCCAACAGAAGCAGAATGGGAGCATGCTTCGCGTGGTCACCAAAAGCAAACCATATATTTCTGGGGTGATGATATTAGTAAGTTAGCGTCAATGGCAAACACTTGGGAAGGCGAGTTTCCTGTAACTAATTCAAAATTAGATGGCTTTGAACGTAGAGCAGCGGTAATGTCTTATCCTGCAAATGATTTTGGTTTGTATGATATGGCGGGTAACGTGTGGGAGTGGACTTCAGATTGGTACAGCGCTAATTATTTTAAAGAAGTAGCCAATAATGTTGCATTGGCAAGAAATCCTCAGGGGCCATCAAAAACATATAATCCTAACAACCCGTACGCTATAGAAAAAGTAATTAAAGGAGGTTCTTTTTTATGCAGTGCCTCATATTGTGCTAGTTATAGAATCTCTTCACGAATGGGATCAAGCCCAGATTCTGGAGCAGAACACGTAGGTTTTAGAACGGTGGCTACTCCAGATATGCTCGTTAAGAATTAATATTTTTCCTAGAAAAAAGTAGGGTACAGGATGCTACTATTAAACTATAACAACTTTTGATAACTTTTAATGTAAGTTTTTTGACAAAAAACCTACTTTTGAAGTAACAAATATGAAGTACTAGATTATGTCAGATAAAATTGAAAGAATTAAAACTTTAATTATTGGTTCAGGACCTGCGGGTTATACAGCTGCTATATATGCTGCAAGAGCAGATTTAAAGCCTGTTGTTTACACAGGAATGGAGCCAGGCGGACAATTAACGACAACAACAGAGGTTGATAATTTTCCTGGTTACCCTGAAGGGATTGATGGACCAACGATGATGATGCAATTGCAATCTCAAGCAGAACGTTTTGGTACAGAAGTTAGAATAGGAATGATTACTGCGGTAGAATTAAGCACAGAAGTGGGCGGTATTCATAAAGCTACGGTTGATGATTCTATCCAGATTGAAGCAGAAACGGTTATTATTTCAACGGGAGCAACTGCAAAGTACTTAAATATTCCTAGTGAACAAAAATTAAGAGGCGGAGGCGTTTCGGCATGTGCTGTTTGCGATGGTTTTTTCTATAAAAACCAGGATGTAGCTATTGTTGGGGCAGGAGATACTGCCGCAGAAGAAGCTTCTTATTTGGCAAACATTTGTAAAAGTGTTACCATGTTAGTTCGTAAGGACGAGATGAGAGCCTCAAAAGCGATGCAACATAGGGTTCATAATATAAAAAATATTACAGTTTTATATAATACGGAAGTTGATGAAGTATTAGGAGGACAAGTGGTAGAAGGTTTACGAATGGTAAATAATGTTACTGGTGAAAAATCAGAAATTGACATTACAGGATTATTTATTGCTATTGGTCATAAACCGAATACTGATATTTTTAAGGGTCAGTTAGATATGGATGAAACCGGCTACTTAATCACAAAGGGAAAATCTACTAAAACGAACCTTCCAGGAGTGTTTGCTTGTGGAGATTCTCAAGATAAAGAATACAGACAAGCGATTACAGCAGCAGGAACAGGTTGTATGTCAGCTTTAGATGCCGAACGTTATTTGGCGGCAATAGAAACACCGGCCTCAATGGCTTAAATTAAAAAAGAGCCGCTATTTAGCGGCTCTTTTTTTTAATATTCCCCACGTCTTTTAAGGTTAAGTTTGAAAAATAGTATTAATCTATTCGTTTATAGTTTTCTGAAGAAATTTTATTGCCTTCCTCGTCTACTGTAATTTGTTTAAAGGAATCTTTATCTAATTGCAACTCAAATTTGAATACTTGAACGGTATCTTGAATTTTCATCATCATTTCAGAACCAAATTCTAGTTGTTCCTCCAAGTTATTTTCTGAATTTGAATACGAACCATATCCAAACCATTCTGATGGATCATTAGGAGAATAACGCGTCCACATCACTTTGCCTTTACTGTAAATTTTTACCTGACGATAACCATTCATATTGGATAGCGTGTCAGTTACATTCATACCGTCGTAGTTAAAACGGTTAACGAGTTCCCAAGTACCTTCTAAAGAAGAGTTTTTTAAAGATTTAAGAGGTGTAACATTAGTTGAAGAAACTAAAAATAACATCAAGAAAATCAATCCGATTAATTTTTTCATGATCATGTATTTTTAAATTGTTAGATACCAATAAGTTACGATAATTTTTATTAAAATGTAGGAAAATTATTAAAAAATATAATACTTATTAATAAGCGCGCATAAATTTCTTATGTCTTCTTTGGTGTGAGCAGCACTAATCACAATTCTACTCATAAGATTAGCGTCCTCATTAGGGTACCGAAAACTGGTGATTAAAATATAATGTTCTTCTAAGTAGTTTGTTAGTTTTTCGTCCGAAAAAGTAAATGCGGGGTGGCCAATCATATATTTAAATTTGGTTATCGCATCAACGTTATCTATAAAAAATTCAATATTTTGATGAAGTAAAATGCGTTTTGCATTTAATAAAACTTCAGCTTGATAAATACTGGCAAGATTTGCTGGAGAAGCCGGACTTGCTCCCCCAAAAAAAGTAGTAGCTGTTAGTTCTTTAATTCGATCAGTACTTCCGAAAATGGCACCTCCTTGTACGCCATAACCTTTGCCTAAGGAGCAGCACACAATCAATTCTTTAGGGTTTAAACTGTCTATAGTTTTAAAAACCCCAGCCCCATTTTTACCTGTAATTCCAATCCCGTGAGAATCATCGACGACGAGTATAACATCTTCTAAGGGTAGTGCTTGCAGTCCTTTGAAATTAGGAAAATTGGCACCTGAAAAATCTATGGAATCAAGAAATACTACAGGTGTTATTGTGCTCTGTTTTTCTAAATGATCGCGAATAGCGATGCTTAATGATGAAAAAGTAATATATGATTTTGGTTTATTCTCCTCAGGATTATTAATATAAAGCGCAGAATGTGTATTGGGGGAGTAGAAGAGTTTGAATTCCTTTTTATTTAAAAAATGACCTATGAATTGTCCCGCTAAATATCCCGAAGATAAGGTTACACAAGCTTCACTACCTACTAATTTTGCAAAATAGTCTTCTACTTGATTAAAGATATTAATCTGAATATTTGATTTTCTAGATGCACCATAGT encodes:
- the trxB gene encoding thioredoxin-disulfide reductase, translating into MSDKIERIKTLIIGSGPAGYTAAIYAARADLKPVVYTGMEPGGQLTTTTEVDNFPGYPEGIDGPTMMMQLQSQAERFGTEVRIGMITAVELSTEVGGIHKATVDDSIQIEAETVIISTGATAKYLNIPSEQKLRGGGVSACAVCDGFFYKNQDVAIVGAGDTAAEEASYLANICKSVTMLVRKDEMRASKAMQHRVHNIKNITVLYNTEVDEVLGGQVVEGLRMVNNVTGEKSEIDITGLFIAIGHKPNTDIFKGQLDMDETGYLITKGKSTKTNLPGVFACGDSQDKEYRQAITAAGTGCMSALDAERYLAAIETPASMA
- a CDS encoding aminotransferase class I/II-fold pyridoxal phosphate-dependent enzyme codes for the protein MIKYIDSFPGKNLQADHTNYLYFGGTAYLGLQTDIEFQDLYIKNIRKYGTNYGASRKSNIQINIFNQVEDYFAKLVGSEACVTLSSGYLAGQFIGHFLNKKEFKLFYSPNTHSALYINNPEENKPKSYITFSSLSIAIRDHLEKQSTITPVVFLDSIDFSGANFPNFKGLQALPLEDVILVVDDSHGIGITGKNGAGVFKTIDSLNPKELIVCCSLGKGYGVQGGAIFGSTDRIKELTATTFFGGASPASPANLASIYQAEVLLNAKRILLHQNIEFFIDNVDAITKFKYMIGHPAFTFSDEKLTNYLEEHYILITSFRYPNEDANLMSRIVISAAHTKEDIRNLCALINKYYIF
- a CDS encoding PEP/pyruvate-binding domain-containing protein, with product MKTKSISTFILFLFAATLFSQKLSNEKITEQINTYKNDIRGPYKDIRWFCTDGSIRQPKDPCPENVGPGVQHARYKDAVVALGESNHIYLGQILAYTDVKEFWDLERNHSRLKQYQLDKYLRTIDDGWILQKGQFYRGSIQSEDEQAWGIEFYKWLLADKERVAQNYFLIRQSLKDIPHEGDDNTSQLMRSQSKVISDAYEPFMDLRVKIHSQPEFVDIQKVKDFKQKHTAKLTTSLSKQIDALITTMQTFYKPIDASTFLANAPLVKKTAIGKKIDAYAITSATDTPKSIIINSSDLLLELRVAILEETNPEIKLQLLDISLKVEDILFKNAPKWEPESVNVLLEKICYLGMATAGAGYAETWEWEQLMGSLSKYQAPKMTLGELTAVLENARREVEWSAAMVKATYQDIVNEYTGFEPKAYGFIDDKIRGSIALYLGKAVGDLGDFIAKESSLSNKVLDVQNQSTFRGLNPGYAYGELVVVDGSPDEIEVASDKIYIFQRPPADLKPVAGIGTVAEGNMVSHVQLLARNLGIPNTALSDENLKDLLAYNGQKVFYAVSNKGNVILKLEKDMAADELALFTKKERKEEKIAVPVANIRLDETAILNMRSVDAEDSGKLCGPKAANLGQLKKMFPDNVVEGLVIPFGIFRDHMDQPMPGQTVTYWKFLNNMFAEADKMRETNVPEKEVENYQLLQLETLRTAIKIMPLKDSFTSSLEKEFSTVFGENLGAVPVFLRSDTNMEDLKDFTGAGLNLTIFNAVAKEKIIAGIKDVWASPYTERSFKWRQKYLLNPENVFPSILVIPSVDVDYSGVLITKGLNSGNEKDLTIAFSRGAGGAVDGQSAETYEIKNSGGYDLLAPAREPYHNTLPVTGGTGKKLATFEKSVLNEQNIEEIRLLAETIRKRMPTETNTDYKGAYDVELGFKDNKLWLFQIRPFVENKKALSSAYLESITPKINTNKEIPLSIKL
- a CDS encoding formylglycine-generating enzyme family protein, which gives rise to MKFLLPLLFALLLVNTQCKEQKKEELVKEEDKAAVEISKKEALKEILVAQPTDIVAPEGMVWIPGGTFNQGAVPQDKMAMDHEKPMHEVQVDGFFMDITEVTNAQFAKFVNETGYVTVAEREIDWEEMKAQLPEGTPKPHDSILQPGALIFKKTKNSVPNLYDFSQWWEWKIGADWKHPNGPKSTIQGKDKEPVVQISYEDAMAYCTWAGRRLPTEAEWEHASRGHQKQTIYFWGDDISKLASMANTWEGEFPVTNSKLDGFERRAAVMSYPANDFGLYDMAGNVWEWTSDWYSANYFKEVANNVALARNPQGPSKTYNPNNPYAIEKVIKGGSFLCSASYCASYRISSRMGSSPDSGAEHVGFRTVATPDMLVKN